From Stegostoma tigrinum isolate sSteTig4 chromosome X, sSteTig4.hap1, whole genome shotgun sequence, a single genomic window includes:
- the LOC125448196 gene encoding DAZ-associated protein 2, with protein MSKKGAYPQQQSYPTQQPTMAPPKQQPTAQAAQAPPYTEAPPSYAELHQQPRFVQAPPGYPGGFYVPRTSQMQMGPPGAAVPIQYYAVPQVFSPSSTVVVKDGFDAGARFGAGATANIPPPPPGCAPNAAQIAAVQSGNVVMTQRKADWISGGSDGGYTIW; from the exons GAGCATATCCTCAGCAGCAAAGTTATCCGACACAGCAGCCGACAATGGCTCCGCCAAAACAACAGCCCACCGCTCAAGCTGCTCAGGCACCACCTTACACCGAAGCTCCTCCATCTTATGCCGAG CTTCACCAGCAGCCAAGATTTGTCCAGGCTCCACCTGGTTATCCAGGTGGCTTCTATGTGCCACGCACAAGCCAAATGCAAATGGGTCCACCTGGGGCAGCCGTGCCCATACAGTACTATGCAGTGCCACaagtcttctctccatcttcaactGTGGTCGTGAAGGATGGGTTTGATGCAGGTGCCAGGTTTGGGGCAGGAGCCACTGCTAATATTCCA CCTCCTCCACCTGGTTGCGCTCCTAACGCTGCTCAGATTGCAGCCGTGCAGAGTGGCAACGTTGTTATGACCCAGAGAAAGGCCGACTGGATTTCTGGTGGCTCAGATGGTGGTTACACAATCTGGTAA